In Drosophila willistoni isolate 14030-0811.24 chromosome XR unlocalized genomic scaffold, UCI_dwil_1.1 Seg144, whole genome shotgun sequence, one DNA window encodes the following:
- the LOC6638883 gene encoding protein cueball encodes MILRLFILLSIITVYLQLSVGIQQQFEFAITLKSKILFVDEHWNVVNTAAHEFDELSALTFDESEERIYFNDGQHQNSSIFSLRKVGKSNHLAEQTIQRYGNESVGGIAYDPLNRTIYWSDLLQKKIFYASIDTVATEMPKILVDLSEENGTPYGVAIDICGRKLYWTNSNINHPTVERIDLNGTGRLAIIDKNIDSPRGIVVDQGAKRIFWIDDLKGIFFAVMSAQLDGSDVKLVLKDKNHEPQNLAVTRNAIYWTDRTTKSVWSHLKEPEIATTTTTTTTSTTQIPTVEGEEGTGAMDDNDIWPVGDFETTPKKSPLERKINLTEEARGIVARTGFYQLQKDSQCSKVIQLVKQRLDESQQNNRVLNVVDEQLDELQREHCLGGGTYYPQQKFCVCVPGYKGTRCETNECHNFCVHGTCQISEMGYPKCYCQPGYSGERCEVKKCLNFCQNGGDCQLDELTGEASCQCPSNFGGLRCEHNSTEICGLFCRLLKHDSNTSVPFGCHDICEQLAKDSSDLIAIPEYKHLDVCLAPNAWTGSVLMPLMISLILILLLLTIFIHGLRRLYKPKRPHIKKTFVVRKQARTNSSSDTPLTNRPLATEQCEITIENCCNMNICETPCFDPKLVEFAKSNCKDDKKILIHNMEDDLY; translated from the exons ATGATATTGCGTCTATTCATATTGCTGTCAATTATAACAGTTTATCTGCAATTATCCGTAGGAATACAACAGCAATTCG AATTCGCGATAACGCTGAAAAGTAAAATTCTCTTTGTGGATGAGCATTGGAATGTGGTCAATACGGCGGCCCATGAGTTTGATGAACTCTCTGCCCTTACGTTTGATGAGAGCGAGGAACGTATTTACTTTAATGATGGACAACATCAGAATAGCAGCATATTCTCATTGCGCAAGGTGGGCAAATCCAATCATCTGGCAGAGCAGACGATACAACGCTATGGCAATGAATCGGTTGGTGGTATTGCCTACGATCCTTTAAATCGTACTATATACTGGTCGGATTTATTGCAAAAGAAAATCTTCTATGCCTCAATTGATACGGTGGCCACTGAAATGCCAAAAATTCTAGTCGATTTGAGTGAGGAGAATGGTACACCGTATGGCGTGGCCATTGATATTTGTGGCAGGAAACTCTATTGGACCAATTCGAATATCAATCATCCGACTGTCGAGCGTATCGATCTAAATGGCACAGGGAGACTTGCAATTATCGATAAAAATATCGATAGTCCACGTGGAATTGTTGTCGATCAAGGAGCGAAACGTATTTTTTGGATTGACGATCTCAAGGGCATATTCTTTGCCGTAATGAGTGCCCAATTGGATGGCTCTGATGTGAAACTAGTGTTGAAGGATAAAAATCATGAACCTCAGAATTTGGCTGTTACCCGAAATGCCATCTATTGGACAGATAGAACAACTAAATCTGTTTGGAGTCATTTAAAAGAGCCAGAAATTGCAACAAccacaacgacaacaacaacaagtactACACAAATACCCACAGTGGAAGGTGAAGAGGGAACTGGAGCTATGGACGATAATGATATTTGGCCTGTGGGTGATTTTGAGACGACACCAAAAAAATCACCATTAGAACGTAAAATCAATTTAACCGAAGAGGCACGCGGCATTGTGGCACGCACTGGTTTCTATCAATTGCAAAAGGATTCGCAATGTTCCAAAGTGATACAGCTGGTGAAACAACGTTTGGATGAATCACAACAGAATAATCGAGTACTCAATGTAGTTGACGAGCAATTGGATGAATTGCAACGTGAACACTGTCTCGGCGGTGGCACATATTATCCGCAACAGAAATTCTGTGTCTGTGTACCCGGCTACAAGGGCACACGCTGTGAGACCAACGAATGCCACAATTTCTGTGTCCATGGCACTTGTCAAATCTCGGAAATGGGTTACCCGAAATGCTATTGCCAGCCCGGTTACTCTGGCGAACGTTGTGAGGTTAAGAAATGCTTGAATTTCTGTCAAAATGGTGGCGATTGTCAACTGGATGAATTGACTGGCGAGGCAAGTTGTCAGTGTCCCTCGAATTTCGGTGGACTCCGCTGTGAGCACAACTCAACGGAGATTTGTGGTCTATTCTGTCGCCTGCTTAAGCATGATTCCAATACATCGGTTCCCTTTGGCTGTCATGACAT TTGCGAGCAATTGGCCAAAGATTCATCTGATTTAATTGCCATACCGGAGTATAAGCATTTAGATGTCTGCCTGGCACCAAACGCTTGGACTGGCAGCGTTTTAATGCCATTAATGATTTCTCTAATATTGATTCTTCTACTATTGACCATTTTCATACATGGCCTGCGTCGCTTGTACAAGCCAAAGCGACCACACATTAAAAAGACATTTGTTGTTAGGAAACAGGCACGTACCAATTCATCCAGCGATACACCGTTGACCAATCGTCCATTGGCCACCGAACAGTGCGAAATCACAATAGAGAATTGCTGCAATATGAATATCTGTGAGACG CCCTGTTTCGATCCCAAACTGGTGGAGTTCGCCAAATCAAATTGCAAGGATGACAAGAAGATATTGATCCACAACATGGAAGATGATCTGTACTGA